One stretch of Camelus bactrianus isolate YW-2024 breed Bactrian camel chromosome 21, ASM4877302v1, whole genome shotgun sequence DNA includes these proteins:
- the KLHDC9 gene encoding kelch domain-containing protein 9 isoform X1, producing MVTTLCGSWWLPKSPISTVTSALRPSVCSGGAAAAAVVAGQRRSEAGGLWWGPGTASGGLLAGGAREPSNDTVVFDPAGGQAVRVGTQDGPRRSHHDAAPVGGRWLCVVGGWDGSRRLATVAALDTELGVWEAWRAAQGNCPPAGLSSHTCTRLSDRELRVAGREGGTRTQRRYGSIYTLRLDPGARTYCYKEEGCHTVSRSGHCAALLQSPGLHQGHQLLLFGGCNSAEPEVAGRWSHGRIKEEPLVAPRLTEQLARLVSSGQGSRQGPRGLRHHSCSVVGPFAVLFGGETLTRARDTICNDLYIYDTRKSPSLWFHFPCADHGLKRTGHRTCLWNDQLYLVGGFGEDGRTASSQVCILDFFI from the exons ATGGTGACAACACTGTGTGGTTCCTGGTGGCTACCCAAGTCTCCTATCTCCACGGTAACCAGTGCTTTGCGACCTTCAGTTTGCAGCGGTGGTGCGGCAGCCGCGGCAGTGGTTGCTGGGCAACGGCGGAGCGAAGCCGGTGGCCTGTGGTGGGGACCCGGAACGGCTTCCG GGGGTCTTCTAGCCGGAGGAGCGAGAGAGCCGAGCAATGATACGGTGGTCTTTGACCCGGCTGGAGGCCAGGCCGTGCGGGTAGGAACCCAGGACGGCCCCAGGCGCAGCCATCACGACGCAGCGCCAGTGGGCGGGCGTTGGCTCTGCGTGGTGGGCGGCTGGGACGGGTCGCGTCGCCTGGCCACAGTGGCCGCCCTGGACACGGAGCTAGGTGTGTGGGAGGCGTGGAGAGCCGCCCAAGGCAACTGCCCCCCTGCTGGCCTCAGTAGTCATACCTGTACCCGCCTCTCCGATCGAGAGCTGCgggtggcaggcagggagggcggGACCCGCACTCAGCGTCGTTATGGAAGCATCTACACGTTAAGGCTGGACCCTGGCGCCCGCACTTATTG CTATAAGGAAGAAGGCTGCCATACAGTCTCACGCTCAGGTCACTGTGCTGCCCTGCTTCAAAGTCCTGGGCTCCACCAAGGTCACCAGCTATTGCTCTTTGGGGGATGCAACTCAGCTGAACCAGAAGTAGCTGGGCGTTGGAGTCATGGGAGGATTAAG GAGGAACCACTTGTTGCCCCCCGTTTGACGGAACAGCTTGCAAGGCTGGTGAGCAGTGGCCAGGGGTCTCGGCAGGGGCCTCGAGGACTACGGCATCACTCATGTTCTGTGGTTGGGCCTTTTGCTGTGCTGTTTGGTGGAGAAACTCTGACCAGAGCCAGAGACACCATCTGCAATGACCTCTACATCTATGATACCC GCAAGTCTCCTTCTCTGTGGTTCCACTTTCCCTGTGCAGACCATGGGCTAAAACGCACGGGCCATCGGACCTGCCTTTGGAATGATCAGCTTTACCTGGTTGGGGGTTTCGGTGAGGATGGCAGGACAGCTAGTTCACAGGTTTGCATCCTGGACTTCTTTATCTAA
- the KLHDC9 gene encoding kelch domain-containing protein 9 isoform X2: MAGAVGGAGGSGWTWRPVARDPLLARAFHSCTELRGRFYLVGGLLAGGAREPSNDTVVFDPAGGQAVRVGTQDGPRRSHHDAAPVGGRWLCVVGGWDGSRRLATVAALDTELGVWEAWRAAQGNCPPAGLSSHTCTRLSDRELRVAGREGGTRTQRRYGSIYTLRLDPGARTYCYKEEGCHTVSRSGHCAALLQSPGLHQGHQLLLFGGCNSAEPEVAGRWSHGRIKEEPLVAPRLTEQLARLVSSGQGSRQGPRGLRHHSCSVVGPFAVLFGGETLTRARDTICNDLYIYDTRKSPSLWFHFPCADHGLKRTGHRTCLWNDQLYLVGGFGEDGRTASSQVCILDFFI, encoded by the exons ATGGCCGGGGCGGTGGGTGGGGCGGGAGGCTCGGGCTGGACCTGGCGGCCGGTGGCGCGGGACCCGCTGCTGGCCCGGGCCTTCCATTCATGCACCGAACTGCGGGGACGGTTCTATCTGGTAGGGGGTCTTCTAGCCGGAGGAGCGAGAGAGCCGAGCAATGATACGGTGGTCTTTGACCCGGCTGGAGGCCAGGCCGTGCGGGTAGGAACCCAGGACGGCCCCAGGCGCAGCCATCACGACGCAGCGCCAGTGGGCGGGCGTTGGCTCTGCGTGGTGGGCGGCTGGGACGGGTCGCGTCGCCTGGCCACAGTGGCCGCCCTGGACACGGAGCTAGGTGTGTGGGAGGCGTGGAGAGCCGCCCAAGGCAACTGCCCCCCTGCTGGCCTCAGTAGTCATACCTGTACCCGCCTCTCCGATCGAGAGCTGCgggtggcaggcagggagggcggGACCCGCACTCAGCGTCGTTATGGAAGCATCTACACGTTAAGGCTGGACCCTGGCGCCCGCACTTATTG CTATAAGGAAGAAGGCTGCCATACAGTCTCACGCTCAGGTCACTGTGCTGCCCTGCTTCAAAGTCCTGGGCTCCACCAAGGTCACCAGCTATTGCTCTTTGGGGGATGCAACTCAGCTGAACCAGAAGTAGCTGGGCGTTGGAGTCATGGGAGGATTAAG GAGGAACCACTTGTTGCCCCCCGTTTGACGGAACAGCTTGCAAGGCTGGTGAGCAGTGGCCAGGGGTCTCGGCAGGGGCCTCGAGGACTACGGCATCACTCATGTTCTGTGGTTGGGCCTTTTGCTGTGCTGTTTGGTGGAGAAACTCTGACCAGAGCCAGAGACACCATCTGCAATGACCTCTACATCTATGATACCC GCAAGTCTCCTTCTCTGTGGTTCCACTTTCCCTGTGCAGACCATGGGCTAAAACGCACGGGCCATCGGACCTGCCTTTGGAATGATCAGCTTTACCTGGTTGGGGGTTTCGGTGAGGATGGCAGGACAGCTAGTTCACAGGTTTGCATCCTGGACTTCTTTATCTAA
- the PFDN2 gene encoding prefoldin subunit 2, translated as MAESSGRAGKSSGSGAAKGAVSAEQVIAGFNRLRQEQRGLASKAAELEMELNEHSLVIDTLKEVDETRKCYRMVGGVLVERTVKEVLPALENNREQIQKIIETLTQQLQAKGKELNEFREKHNIRLMGEDEKPTAKENSEGAGAKASSAGVLVS; from the exons ATGGCGGAGAGCAGCGGTCGCGCCGGCAAGAGCAGCGGGAGCGGCGCGGCGAAGGGGGCGGTGTCGGCAGAGCAG GTAATTGCTGGCTTTAACCGCCTGCGGCAGGAACAGCGGGGCCTGGCATCGAAAGCAGCTGAACTGGAGATGGAGTTGAATGAGCACAG CCTAGTGATCGATACCCTGAAGGAGGTAGATGAAACCCGCAAGTGCTACCGCATGGTTGGAGGGGTGCTGGTGGAGCGGACCGTCAAAGAGGTGCTGCCTGCCTTGGAGAACAACAGGGAGCAG ATACAGAAGATCATTGAGACACTGACACAGCAGCTTCAGGCAAAGGGAAAAGAACTAAATGAATTTCGGGAAAAGCACAACATTCGTCTCATGGGGGAAGACGAGAAGCCAACAGCCAAGGAAAACTCAGAAGGGGCTGGGGCTAAGGCCAGCTCAGCTGGAGTGTTGGTCTCCTAG
- the NIT1 gene encoding deaminated glutathione amidase isoform X3: MLGFIIRPPHQLLSFLLCPGLRIPRLSVLCAQPRPRDMAISSSSWELPLVAVCQVTSTPDKQQNFKTCAELVREAARLGACLAFLPEAFDFIARDPEETLRLSEPLSGNLLGEYTQLARECGLWLSLGGFHERGQDWKQTQKIYNCHVILNNKGSVVATYRKTHLCDVEIPGQGPMRESNSTIPGPSLESPVSTPAGKIGLAICYDMRFPELSLALVQAGAEILTYPSAFGSVTGPAHWEVLLRARAIETQCYVVAAAQCGRHHEKRASYGHSMVVDPWGTVVARCSEGPGLCLARIDLGYLRQLRQNLPVFQHRRPDLYSSLGHPLS, translated from the exons AT GCTGGGCTTTATCATCAGGCCTCCTCACCAGCTCCTGTCCTTTCTCTTGTGTCCTGGACTGCGGATACCTCGACTCTCAGTACTTTGTGCTCAGCCAAG ACCCAGAGACATGGctatctcctcttcctcctgggaaCTGCCCCTGGTGGCTGTGTGCCAGGTAACGTCGACACCAGACAAGCAGCAGAACTTTAAAACATGTGCTGAGCTGGTTCGGGAGGCTGCCAGACTGGGCGCTTGCCTGGCTTTCCTGCCTGAGGCATTTGACTTCATTGCACGGGACCCTGAAGAGacgctacgcctgtctgagccaCTGAGTGGGAACCTTTTGGGAGAATATACCCAGCTTGCCAG GGAATGTGGACTCTGGCTGTCCTTGGGTGGTTTCCATGAGCGTGGCCAAGACTGGAAGCAGACTCAGAAAATCTACAATTGTCATGTGATTCTGAACAACAAGG GGTCAGTAGTGGCCACTTATAGGAAGACACATCTGTGTGATGTAGAGATTCCAGGACAGGGACCTATGCGTGAAAGCAACTCTACCATACCTGGGCCCAGTCTTGAGTCTCCTGTCAGCACACCAGCAGGCAAG ATTGGTCTGGCTATCTGCTATGACATGCGGTTCCCTGAACTCTCTCTGGCATTGGTTCAGGCTGGAGCAGAAATACTTACCTACCCTTCAGCTTTTGGATCTGTTACAGGCCCAGCCCACTGGGAG GTGTTGCTGCGGGCCCGTGCCATTGAAACCCAGTGCTATGTAGTGGCGGCAGCACAGTGTGGACGCCATCATGAGAAGAGAGCAAGTTATGGCCACAGCATGGTGGTAGATCCCTGGGGAACTGTGGTGGCCCGCTGTTCTGAAGGACCAGGCCTCTGCCTTGCCCGAATTGACCTCGGTTACTTGCGACAGTTGCGCCAAAACCTGCCTGTGTTCCAGCACCGCAGGCCTGACCTCTACAGCAGTCTGGGTCACCCATTGTCTTAA
- the NIT1 gene encoding deaminated glutathione amidase isoform X1 produces the protein MPPHQLLSFLLCPGLRIPRLSVLCAQPRPRDMAISSSSWELPLVAVCQVTSTPDKQQNFKTCAELVREAARLGACLAFLPEAFDFIARDPEETLRLSEPLSGNLLGEYTQLARECGLWLSLGGFHERGQDWKQTQKIYNCHVILNNKGSVVATYRKTHLCDVEIPGQGPMRESNSTIPGPSLESPVSTPAGKIGLAICYDMRFPELSLALVQAGAEILTYPSAFGSVTGPAHWEVLLRARAIETQCYVVAAAQCGRHHEKRASYGHSMVVDPWGTVVARCSEGPGLCLARIDLGYLRQLRQNLPVFQHRRPDLYSSLGHPLS, from the exons AT GCCTCCTCACCAGCTCCTGTCCTTTCTCTTGTGTCCTGGACTGCGGATACCTCGACTCTCAGTACTTTGTGCTCAGCCAAG ACCCAGAGACATGGctatctcctcttcctcctgggaaCTGCCCCTGGTGGCTGTGTGCCAGGTAACGTCGACACCAGACAAGCAGCAGAACTTTAAAACATGTGCTGAGCTGGTTCGGGAGGCTGCCAGACTGGGCGCTTGCCTGGCTTTCCTGCCTGAGGCATTTGACTTCATTGCACGGGACCCTGAAGAGacgctacgcctgtctgagccaCTGAGTGGGAACCTTTTGGGAGAATATACCCAGCTTGCCAG GGAATGTGGACTCTGGCTGTCCTTGGGTGGTTTCCATGAGCGTGGCCAAGACTGGAAGCAGACTCAGAAAATCTACAATTGTCATGTGATTCTGAACAACAAGG GGTCAGTAGTGGCCACTTATAGGAAGACACATCTGTGTGATGTAGAGATTCCAGGACAGGGACCTATGCGTGAAAGCAACTCTACCATACCTGGGCCCAGTCTTGAGTCTCCTGTCAGCACACCAGCAGGCAAG ATTGGTCTGGCTATCTGCTATGACATGCGGTTCCCTGAACTCTCTCTGGCATTGGTTCAGGCTGGAGCAGAAATACTTACCTACCCTTCAGCTTTTGGATCTGTTACAGGCCCAGCCCACTGGGAG GTGTTGCTGCGGGCCCGTGCCATTGAAACCCAGTGCTATGTAGTGGCGGCAGCACAGTGTGGACGCCATCATGAGAAGAGAGCAAGTTATGGCCACAGCATGGTGGTAGATCCCTGGGGAACTGTGGTGGCCCGCTGTTCTGAAGGACCAGGCCTCTGCCTTGCCCGAATTGACCTCGGTTACTTGCGACAGTTGCGCCAAAACCTGCCTGTGTTCCAGCACCGCAGGCCTGACCTCTACAGCAGTCTGGGTCACCCATTGTCTTAA
- the NIT1 gene encoding deaminated glutathione amidase isoform X2 — translation MAISSSSWELPLVAVCQVTSTPDKQQNFKTCAELVREAARLGACLAFLPEAFDFIARDPEETLRLSEPLSGNLLGEYTQLARECGLWLSLGGFHERGQDWKQTQKIYNCHVILNNKGSVVATYRKTHLCDVEIPGQGPMRESNSTIPGPSLESPVSTPAGKIGLAICYDMRFPELSLALVQAGAEILTYPSAFGSVTGPAHWEVLLRARAIETQCYVVAAAQCGRHHEKRASYGHSMVVDPWGTVVARCSEGPGLCLARIDLGYLRQLRQNLPVFQHRRPDLYSSLGHPLS, via the exons ATGGctatctcctcttcctcctgggaaCTGCCCCTGGTGGCTGTGTGCCAGGTAACGTCGACACCAGACAAGCAGCAGAACTTTAAAACATGTGCTGAGCTGGTTCGGGAGGCTGCCAGACTGGGCGCTTGCCTGGCTTTCCTGCCTGAGGCATTTGACTTCATTGCACGGGACCCTGAAGAGacgctacgcctgtctgagccaCTGAGTGGGAACCTTTTGGGAGAATATACCCAGCTTGCCAG GGAATGTGGACTCTGGCTGTCCTTGGGTGGTTTCCATGAGCGTGGCCAAGACTGGAAGCAGACTCAGAAAATCTACAATTGTCATGTGATTCTGAACAACAAGG GGTCAGTAGTGGCCACTTATAGGAAGACACATCTGTGTGATGTAGAGATTCCAGGACAGGGACCTATGCGTGAAAGCAACTCTACCATACCTGGGCCCAGTCTTGAGTCTCCTGTCAGCACACCAGCAGGCAAG ATTGGTCTGGCTATCTGCTATGACATGCGGTTCCCTGAACTCTCTCTGGCATTGGTTCAGGCTGGAGCAGAAATACTTACCTACCCTTCAGCTTTTGGATCTGTTACAGGCCCAGCCCACTGGGAG GTGTTGCTGCGGGCCCGTGCCATTGAAACCCAGTGCTATGTAGTGGCGGCAGCACAGTGTGGACGCCATCATGAGAAGAGAGCAAGTTATGGCCACAGCATGGTGGTAGATCCCTGGGGAACTGTGGTGGCCCGCTGTTCTGAAGGACCAGGCCTCTGCCTTGCCCGAATTGACCTCGGTTACTTGCGACAGTTGCGCCAAAACCTGCCTGTGTTCCAGCACCGCAGGCCTGACCTCTACAGCAGTCTGGGTCACCCATTGTCTTAA
- the DEDD gene encoding death effector domain-containing protein, whose amino-acid sequence MAGLKRRRASQVWPEEHGEQEHGLYSLHRMFDIVGTHLTHRDVRVLSFLFVDVIDDHERGLIRNGRDFLLALERQGRCDESNFRQVLQLLRIITRHDLLPYVTLKRRRAVCPDLVDKYLEETSIRYVTPRALSDSEPRPPHPPKTVPPHYPVVCCPTSGPQMCSKRPARGRATLGSQRKRRKSVTPDPKEKQTCDIRLRVRAEYCQHETALQGNVFSNKQDPLERQFERFNQANTILKSRDLGSIICDIKFSELTYLDAFWRDYINGSLLEALKGVFITDSLKQAVGHEAIKLLVNVDEEDYELGRQKLLRNLMLQALP is encoded by the exons ATGGCGGGCCTAAAGCGGCGGCGGGCAAGCCAGGTGTGGCCAGAAGAGCATGGTGAGCAGGAGCACGGGCTGTACAGCCTGCACCGCATGTTTGACATCGTGGGCACCCACCTGACACACAGAGATGTGCGCGTTCTTTCCTTCCTGTTCGTTGATGTCATTGATGACCACGAGCGTGGCCTCATCCGAAATGGACGTGACTTCTTATTGGCGCTGGAGCGCCAGGGCCGCTGTGATGAGAGTAACTTCCGCCAGGTGCTGCAGCTGCTGCGCATCATCACTCGCCATGACCTGCTGCCCTACGTCACCCTCAAGAGGAGACGGGCTG TGTGCCCTGATCTTGTAGACAAGTATCTGGAGGAAACATCAATTCGCTATGTGACACCCAGAGCCCTCAGTGATTCAGAACcgaggcccccccacccccctaaaACAG TGCCTCCCCACTATCCTGTGGTGTGCTGCCCCACTTCGGGCCCTCAGATGTGTAGCAAGCGGCCAGCTCGAGGGAGAGCCACACTTGGGAGCCAGCGAAAACGCCGGAAGTCAGTGACACCAGATCCCAAGGAAAAGCAGACATGCG ACATCAGACTGCGGGTTCGGGCTGAATACTGCCAGCATGAGACTGCTCTGCAGGGCAATGTCTTCTCTAACAAGCAGGACCCACTTGAGCGCCAGTTTGAGCGCTTTAACCAGGCCAACACCATCCTCAAGTCCCGGGACCTGGGCTCCATCATCTGTGACATCAAGTTCTCTGAGCTCACCTACCTCGACGCATTCTGGCGCGACTACATCAATGGGTCATTACTAGAGGCACTTAAAGGTGTCTTCATCACAGACTCCCTCAAGCAGGCTGTGGGCCATGAAGCTATCAAGCTGCTGGTCAATGTGGACGAGGAGGACTATGAGCTGGGCCGACAGAAACTCCTGAGGAACTTGATGCTGCAAGCATTGCCCTGA